In Rattus norvegicus strain BN/NHsdMcwi chromosome 1, GRCr8, whole genome shotgun sequence, a genomic segment contains:
- the Kiaa0408L gene encoding uncharacterized protein KIAA0408 homolog isoform X3: protein MSRNPLADAYTVAVDLHEQCETTEANWHKEKMELLDQFDNERKEWESQWRIMQKRIEELCQEVKLRRKMNMNEHSKVICLCHDQDKMEFPPNPNLGQCEFRVFNHRDDPEKEKKRERDFLGEESQVSPEQNIHRETKVGFQNPLATDRKACEAWAGETTSKDSKDCSVALNTALEELAKVSEELCTFQEEIRKRANHRRMKSDPVLQEMPNVTHVPHEDHLISNGQVILLTNLEKEKQSKNPSCQWTPKQFCGQLCSIGTTGLQRTATPPAPPPRSTSRNLSRSYSEQAQERLKESLYHRADIPESDKGTSVLKETDSVPVPMENVFSDPTEASTVGLLKQMQTRESPSSCQLMSHEHDWRPSDFSSRPRSADPKSNYGVVEKLLKTYETETRSALQNSKCFRDNWTKCGSDESIAVKASNGKGFSRPARPANRRLPSRWASRSPSAPPALRRNPQL from the exons atgagCAGAAATCCTTTGGCTGACGCGTACACAGTTGCCGTGGACCTGCATGAGCAGTGCGAGACCACAGAGGCCAACTGGCATAAGGAAAAGATGGAGTTACTGGACCAGTTtgacaatgaaagaaaagaatgggAGAGTCAGTGGAGGATCATGCAGAAGAGGATCGAAGAG CTCTGCCAGGAAGTCAAGCTGCGGAGGAAAATGAACATGAATGAACATTCTAAGGTCATTTGTCTTTGTCATGATCAAGATAAAATGGAATTTCCTCCAAATCCAAACTTAGGACAATGCGAATTCAGAGTGTTCAACCACCGAGATGatccagaaaaggaaaagaaaagagaaagggattTCCTTGGGGAAGAAAGTCAAGTGTCTCCAGAAcaaaatatacacagagaaaccaaagtGGGGTTTCAGAATCCTTTGGCCACAGACAGGAAGGCATGTGAGGCTTGGGCTGGTGAGACGACCTCTAAGGATAGTAAAGATTGTTCTGTCGCCCTTAACACC GCTCTTGAAGAACTTGCAAAAGTTAGTGAAGAATTGTGCACCTTTCAAGAGGAAATCCGAAAGCGTGCTAACCACAGAAG GATGAAATCAGATCCTGTTCTGCAGGAAATGCCAAATGTAACCCATGTGCCTCATGAGGACCACTTGATCAGCAATGGCCAGGTCATTCTTCTAACcaatttggagaaagaaaagcagagcaaGAATCCGAGCTGCCAATGGACTCCAAAACAGTTCTGTGGGCAACTGTGTTCCATTGGCACAACTGGTTTACAAAGAACCGCAACACCACCAGCTCCTCCTCCAAGAAGTACCTCTCGGAATCTTTCCAGGTCATATTCTGAACAAGCccaggaaagactgaaggaaagtttaTACCACAG AGCTGACATACCAGAAAGTGACAAAGGGACCAGCGTTCTGAAAGAGACTGACAGCGTGCCTGTGCCCATGGAAAATGTGTTCAGTGATCCCACAGAAGCATCCACAGTAGGCCTGCTCAAACAAATGCAGACACGAGAGAGTCCCAGCAGCTGTCAGCTGATGTCCCATGAGCATGACTGGAGACCAAGCGATTTTTCTAGCCGGCCAAGGTCAGCTGATCCCAAATCAAATTACGGTGTTGTGGAAAAGTTGTTGAAAACCTATGAGACTGAGACAAGGTCTGCACTGCAAAATTCAAAATGCTTCAGGGATAACTGGACCAAATGTGGTTCTGAT GAGTCCATAGCAGTGAAAGCCTCCAATGGAAAAGGATTTTCCCGACCTGCCAGACCAGCCAATCGCCGGCTCCCATCCAGATGGGCCTCCCGATCACCATCTGCACCCCCAGCCTTGCGGAGGAACCCACAGCTATAA
- the Kiaa0408L gene encoding uncharacterized protein KIAA0408 homolog isoform X1, producing the protein MSRNPLADAYTVAVDLHEQCETTEANWHKEKMELLDQFDNERKEWESQWRIMQKRIEELCQEVKLRRKMNMNEHSKVICLCHDQDKMEFPPNPNLGQCEFRVFNHRDDPEKEKKRERDFLGEESQVSPEQNIHRETKVGFQNPLATDRKACEAWAGETTSKDSKDCSVALNTALEELAKVSEELCTFQEEIRKRANHRRMKSDPVLQEMPNVTHVPHEDHLISNGQVILLTNLEKEKQSKNPSCQWTPKQFCGQLCSIGTTGLQRTATPPAPPPRSTSRNLSRSYSEQAQERLKESLYHRWVAHESQDKTNNNPHFLLRQSPLFPQEGKSMKDSTMFSSWIPEVKLDRQLPGNKDIGLNLWSCDTVLGTKESLSRPSQKTGFTSSAAKSAKVTPDNPMKSHLDLHVKNDFLPSVTLRDPVRSYNYNFEPTPRNEKLAAKIDELHRTVFRTDRGCQAIQENESYTKSPDNLNTCAVSTAHRADIPESDKGTSVLKETDSVPVPMENVFSDPTEASTVGLLKQMQTRESPSSCQLMSHEHDWRPSDFSSRPRSADPKSNYGVVEKLLKTYETETRSALQNSKCFRDNWTKCGSDESIAVKASNGKGFSRPARPANRRLPSRWASRSPSAPPALRRNPQL; encoded by the exons atgagCAGAAATCCTTTGGCTGACGCGTACACAGTTGCCGTGGACCTGCATGAGCAGTGCGAGACCACAGAGGCCAACTGGCATAAGGAAAAGATGGAGTTACTGGACCAGTTtgacaatgaaagaaaagaatgggAGAGTCAGTGGAGGATCATGCAGAAGAGGATCGAAGAG CTCTGCCAGGAAGTCAAGCTGCGGAGGAAAATGAACATGAATGAACATTCTAAGGTCATTTGTCTTTGTCATGATCAAGATAAAATGGAATTTCCTCCAAATCCAAACTTAGGACAATGCGAATTCAGAGTGTTCAACCACCGAGATGatccagaaaaggaaaagaaaagagaaagggattTCCTTGGGGAAGAAAGTCAAGTGTCTCCAGAAcaaaatatacacagagaaaccaaagtGGGGTTTCAGAATCCTTTGGCCACAGACAGGAAGGCATGTGAGGCTTGGGCTGGTGAGACGACCTCTAAGGATAGTAAAGATTGTTCTGTCGCCCTTAACACC GCTCTTGAAGAACTTGCAAAAGTTAGTGAAGAATTGTGCACCTTTCAAGAGGAAATCCGAAAGCGTGCTAACCACAGAAG GATGAAATCAGATCCTGTTCTGCAGGAAATGCCAAATGTAACCCATGTGCCTCATGAGGACCACTTGATCAGCAATGGCCAGGTCATTCTTCTAACcaatttggagaaagaaaagcagagcaaGAATCCGAGCTGCCAATGGACTCCAAAACAGTTCTGTGGGCAACTGTGTTCCATTGGCACAACTGGTTTACAAAGAACCGCAACACCACCAGCTCCTCCTCCAAGAAGTACCTCTCGGAATCTTTCCAGGTCATATTCTGAACAAGCccaggaaagactgaaggaaagtttaTACCACAGGTGGGTGGCCCATGAGAgtcaagacaaaacaaataacaatccTCATTTCCTCTTGAGGCAGTCCCCATTGTTTCCACAAGAAGGCAAGAGTATGAAAGACAGTACCATGTTTTCCTCTTGGATACCAGAAGTCAAACTAGATAGACAGCTTCCAGGTAACAAAGACATTGGACTTAATTTGTGGTCATGTGACACTGTATTAGGTACAAAAGAGAGCCTTTCCAGGCCATCTCAAAAAACTGGTTTTACCTCCAGTGCAGCAAAATCTGCTAAGGTGACTCCAGATAACCCTATGAAATCGcatcttgatcttcatgtgaaAAATGACTTTCTTCCCTCAGTGACACTGAGGGACCCAGTTAGAAGTTACAACTACAACTTTGAACCAACTCCAAGGAATGAAAAGCTGGCCGCAAAGATCGATGAGTTGCACAGAACGGTTTTTAGAACAGACAGAGGTTGTCAAGCAATACAGGAAAATGAAAGCTATACAAAATCACCTGACAATCTCAATACCTGTGCTGTCTCTACTGCTCACAGAGCTGACATACCAGAAAGTGACAAAGGGACCAGCGTTCTGAAAGAGACTGACAGCGTGCCTGTGCCCATGGAAAATGTGTTCAGTGATCCCACAGAAGCATCCACAGTAGGCCTGCTCAAACAAATGCAGACACGAGAGAGTCCCAGCAGCTGTCAGCTGATGTCCCATGAGCATGACTGGAGACCAAGCGATTTTTCTAGCCGGCCAAGGTCAGCTGATCCCAAATCAAATTACGGTGTTGTGGAAAAGTTGTTGAAAACCTATGAGACTGAGACAAGGTCTGCACTGCAAAATTCAAAATGCTTCAGGGATAACTGGACCAAATGTGGTTCTGAT GAGTCCATAGCAGTGAAAGCCTCCAATGGAAAAGGATTTTCCCGACCTGCCAGACCAGCCAATCGCCGGCTCCCATCCAGATGGGCCTCCCGATCACCATCTGCACCCCCAGCCTTGCGGAGGAACCCACAGCTATAA
- the Kiaa0408L gene encoding uncharacterized protein KIAA0408 homolog isoform X4, with the protein MKSDPVLQEMPNVTHVPHEDHLISNGQVILLTNLEKEKQSKNPSCQWTPKQFCGQLCSIGTTGLQRTATPPAPPPRSTSRNLSRSYSEQAQERLKESLYHRWVAHESQDKTNNNPHFLLRQSPLFPQEGKSMKDSTMFSSWIPEVKLDRQLPGNKDIGLNLWSCDTVLGTKESLSRPSQKTGFTSSAAKSAKVTPDNPMKSHLDLHVKNDFLPSVTLRDPVRSYNYNFEPTPRNEKLAAKIDELHRTVFRTDRGCQAIQENESYTKSPDNLNTCAVSTAHRADIPESDKGTSVLKETDSVPVPMENVFSDPTEASTVGLLKQMQTRESPSSCQLMSHEHDWRPSDFSSRPRSADPKSNYGVVEKLLKTYETETRSALQNSKCFRDNWTKCGSDESIAVKASNGKGFSRPARPANRRLPSRWASRSPSAPPALRRNPQL; encoded by the exons ATGAAATCAGATCCTGTTCTGCAGGAAATGCCAAATGTAACCCATGTGCCTCATGAGGACCACTTGATCAGCAATGGCCAGGTCATTCTTCTAACcaatttggagaaagaaaagcagagcaaGAATCCGAGCTGCCAATGGACTCCAAAACAGTTCTGTGGGCAACTGTGTTCCATTGGCACAACTGGTTTACAAAGAACCGCAACACCACCAGCTCCTCCTCCAAGAAGTACCTCTCGGAATCTTTCCAGGTCATATTCTGAACAAGCccaggaaagactgaaggaaagtttaTACCACAGGTGGGTGGCCCATGAGAgtcaagacaaaacaaataacaatccTCATTTCCTCTTGAGGCAGTCCCCATTGTTTCCACAAGAAGGCAAGAGTATGAAAGACAGTACCATGTTTTCCTCTTGGATACCAGAAGTCAAACTAGATAGACAGCTTCCAGGTAACAAAGACATTGGACTTAATTTGTGGTCATGTGACACTGTATTAGGTACAAAAGAGAGCCTTTCCAGGCCATCTCAAAAAACTGGTTTTACCTCCAGTGCAGCAAAATCTGCTAAGGTGACTCCAGATAACCCTATGAAATCGcatcttgatcttcatgtgaaAAATGACTTTCTTCCCTCAGTGACACTGAGGGACCCAGTTAGAAGTTACAACTACAACTTTGAACCAACTCCAAGGAATGAAAAGCTGGCCGCAAAGATCGATGAGTTGCACAGAACGGTTTTTAGAACAGACAGAGGTTGTCAAGCAATACAGGAAAATGAAAGCTATACAAAATCACCTGACAATCTCAATACCTGTGCTGTCTCTACTGCTCACAGAGCTGACATACCAGAAAGTGACAAAGGGACCAGCGTTCTGAAAGAGACTGACAGCGTGCCTGTGCCCATGGAAAATGTGTTCAGTGATCCCACAGAAGCATCCACAGTAGGCCTGCTCAAACAAATGCAGACACGAGAGAGTCCCAGCAGCTGTCAGCTGATGTCCCATGAGCATGACTGGAGACCAAGCGATTTTTCTAGCCGGCCAAGGTCAGCTGATCCCAAATCAAATTACGGTGTTGTGGAAAAGTTGTTGAAAACCTATGAGACTGAGACAAGGTCTGCACTGCAAAATTCAAAATGCTTCAGGGATAACTGGACCAAATGTGGTTCTGAT GAGTCCATAGCAGTGAAAGCCTCCAATGGAAAAGGATTTTCCCGACCTGCCAGACCAGCCAATCGCCGGCTCCCATCCAGATGGGCCTCCCGATCACCATCTGCACCCCCAGCCTTGCGGAGGAACCCACAGCTATAA
- the Kiaa0408L gene encoding uncharacterized protein KIAA0408 homolog isoform X5, whose translation MSRNPLADAYTVAVDLHEQCETTEANWHKEKMELLDQFDNERKEWESQWRIMQKRIEELCQEVKLRRKMNMNEHSKVICLCHDQDKMEFPPNPNLGQCEFRVFNHRDDPEKEKKRERDFLGEESQVSPEQNIHRETKVGFQNPLATDRKACEAWAGETTSKDSKDCSVALNTALEELAKVSEELCTFQEEIRKRANHRRMKSDPVLQEMPNVTHVPHEDHLISNGQVILLTNLEKEKQSKNPSCQWTPKQFCGQLCSIGTTGLQRTATPPAPPPRSTSRNLSRSYSEQAQERLKESLYHRADIPESDKGTSVLKETDSVPVPMENVFSDPTEASTVGLLKQMQTRESPSSCQLMSHEHDWRPSDFSSRPRSP comes from the exons atgagCAGAAATCCTTTGGCTGACGCGTACACAGTTGCCGTGGACCTGCATGAGCAGTGCGAGACCACAGAGGCCAACTGGCATAAGGAAAAGATGGAGTTACTGGACCAGTTtgacaatgaaagaaaagaatgggAGAGTCAGTGGAGGATCATGCAGAAGAGGATCGAAGAG CTCTGCCAGGAAGTCAAGCTGCGGAGGAAAATGAACATGAATGAACATTCTAAGGTCATTTGTCTTTGTCATGATCAAGATAAAATGGAATTTCCTCCAAATCCAAACTTAGGACAATGCGAATTCAGAGTGTTCAACCACCGAGATGatccagaaaaggaaaagaaaagagaaagggattTCCTTGGGGAAGAAAGTCAAGTGTCTCCAGAAcaaaatatacacagagaaaccaaagtGGGGTTTCAGAATCCTTTGGCCACAGACAGGAAGGCATGTGAGGCTTGGGCTGGTGAGACGACCTCTAAGGATAGTAAAGATTGTTCTGTCGCCCTTAACACC GCTCTTGAAGAACTTGCAAAAGTTAGTGAAGAATTGTGCACCTTTCAAGAGGAAATCCGAAAGCGTGCTAACCACAGAAG GATGAAATCAGATCCTGTTCTGCAGGAAATGCCAAATGTAACCCATGTGCCTCATGAGGACCACTTGATCAGCAATGGCCAGGTCATTCTTCTAACcaatttggagaaagaaaagcagagcaaGAATCCGAGCTGCCAATGGACTCCAAAACAGTTCTGTGGGCAACTGTGTTCCATTGGCACAACTGGTTTACAAAGAACCGCAACACCACCAGCTCCTCCTCCAAGAAGTACCTCTCGGAATCTTTCCAGGTCATATTCTGAACAAGCccaggaaagactgaaggaaagtttaTACCACAG AGCTGACATACCAGAAAGTGACAAAGGGACCAGCGTTCTGAAAGAGACTGACAGCGTGCCTGTGCCCATGGAAAATGTGTTCAGTGATCCCACAGAAGCATCCACAGTAGGCCTGCTCAAACAAATGCAGACACGAGAGAGTCCCAGCAGCTGTCAGCTGATGTCCCATGAGCATGACTGGAGACCAAGCGATTTTTCTAGCCGGCCAAG GAGTCCATAG
- the Kiaa0408L gene encoding uncharacterized protein KIAA0408 homolog isoform X2 encodes MSRNPLADAYTVAVDLHEQCETTEANWHKEKMELLDQFDNERKEWESQWRIMQKRIEELCQEVKLRRKMNMNEHSKVICLCHDQDKMEFPPNPNLGQCEFRVFNHRDDPEKEKKRERDFLGEESQVSPEQNIHRETKVGFQNPLATDRKACEAWAGETTSKDSKDCSVALNTALEELAKVSEELCTFQEEIRKRANHRRMKSDPVLQEMPNVTHVPHEDHLISNGQVILLTNLEKEKQSKNPSCQWTPKQFCGQLCSIGTTGLQRTATPPAPPPRSTSRNLSRSYSEQAQERLKESLYHRWVAHESQDKTNNNPHFLLRQSPLFPQEGKSMKDSTMFSSWIPEVKLDRQLPGNKDIGLNLWSCDTVLGTKESLSRPSQKTGFTSSAAKSAKVTPDNPMKSHLDLHVKNDFLPSVTLRDPVRSYNYNFEPTPRNEKLAAKIDELHRTVFRTDRGCQAIQENESYTKSPDNLNTCAVSTAHRADIPESDKGTSVLKETDSVPVPMENVFSDPTEASTVGLLKQMQTRESPSSCQLMSHEHDWRPSDFSSRPRSP; translated from the exons atgagCAGAAATCCTTTGGCTGACGCGTACACAGTTGCCGTGGACCTGCATGAGCAGTGCGAGACCACAGAGGCCAACTGGCATAAGGAAAAGATGGAGTTACTGGACCAGTTtgacaatgaaagaaaagaatgggAGAGTCAGTGGAGGATCATGCAGAAGAGGATCGAAGAG CTCTGCCAGGAAGTCAAGCTGCGGAGGAAAATGAACATGAATGAACATTCTAAGGTCATTTGTCTTTGTCATGATCAAGATAAAATGGAATTTCCTCCAAATCCAAACTTAGGACAATGCGAATTCAGAGTGTTCAACCACCGAGATGatccagaaaaggaaaagaaaagagaaagggattTCCTTGGGGAAGAAAGTCAAGTGTCTCCAGAAcaaaatatacacagagaaaccaaagtGGGGTTTCAGAATCCTTTGGCCACAGACAGGAAGGCATGTGAGGCTTGGGCTGGTGAGACGACCTCTAAGGATAGTAAAGATTGTTCTGTCGCCCTTAACACC GCTCTTGAAGAACTTGCAAAAGTTAGTGAAGAATTGTGCACCTTTCAAGAGGAAATCCGAAAGCGTGCTAACCACAGAAG GATGAAATCAGATCCTGTTCTGCAGGAAATGCCAAATGTAACCCATGTGCCTCATGAGGACCACTTGATCAGCAATGGCCAGGTCATTCTTCTAACcaatttggagaaagaaaagcagagcaaGAATCCGAGCTGCCAATGGACTCCAAAACAGTTCTGTGGGCAACTGTGTTCCATTGGCACAACTGGTTTACAAAGAACCGCAACACCACCAGCTCCTCCTCCAAGAAGTACCTCTCGGAATCTTTCCAGGTCATATTCTGAACAAGCccaggaaagactgaaggaaagtttaTACCACAGGTGGGTGGCCCATGAGAgtcaagacaaaacaaataacaatccTCATTTCCTCTTGAGGCAGTCCCCATTGTTTCCACAAGAAGGCAAGAGTATGAAAGACAGTACCATGTTTTCCTCTTGGATACCAGAAGTCAAACTAGATAGACAGCTTCCAGGTAACAAAGACATTGGACTTAATTTGTGGTCATGTGACACTGTATTAGGTACAAAAGAGAGCCTTTCCAGGCCATCTCAAAAAACTGGTTTTACCTCCAGTGCAGCAAAATCTGCTAAGGTGACTCCAGATAACCCTATGAAATCGcatcttgatcttcatgtgaaAAATGACTTTCTTCCCTCAGTGACACTGAGGGACCCAGTTAGAAGTTACAACTACAACTTTGAACCAACTCCAAGGAATGAAAAGCTGGCCGCAAAGATCGATGAGTTGCACAGAACGGTTTTTAGAACAGACAGAGGTTGTCAAGCAATACAGGAAAATGAAAGCTATACAAAATCACCTGACAATCTCAATACCTGTGCTGTCTCTACTGCTCACAGAGCTGACATACCAGAAAGTGACAAAGGGACCAGCGTTCTGAAAGAGACTGACAGCGTGCCTGTGCCCATGGAAAATGTGTTCAGTGATCCCACAGAAGCATCCACAGTAGGCCTGCTCAAACAAATGCAGACACGAGAGAGTCCCAGCAGCTGTCAGCTGATGTCCCATGAGCATGACTGGAGACCAAGCGATTTTTCTAGCCGGCCAAG GAGTCCATAG
- the Kiaa0408L gene encoding uncharacterized protein KIAA0408 homolog isoform X6, producing the protein MSRNPLADAYTVAVDLHEQCETTEANWHKEKMELLDQFDNERKEWESQWRIMQKRIEELCQEVKLRRKMNMNEHSKVICLCHDQDKMEFPPNPNLGQCEFRVFNHRDDPEKEKKRERDFLGEESQVSPEQNIHRETKVGFQNPLATDRKACEAWAGETTSKDSKDCSVALNTALEELAKVSEELCTFQEEIRKRANHRRMKSDPVLQEMPNVTHVPHEDHLISNGQVILLTNLEKEKQSKNPSCQWTPKQFCGQLCSIGTTGLQRTATPPAPPPRSTSRNLSRSYSEQAQERLKESLYHRSP; encoded by the exons atgagCAGAAATCCTTTGGCTGACGCGTACACAGTTGCCGTGGACCTGCATGAGCAGTGCGAGACCACAGAGGCCAACTGGCATAAGGAAAAGATGGAGTTACTGGACCAGTTtgacaatgaaagaaaagaatgggAGAGTCAGTGGAGGATCATGCAGAAGAGGATCGAAGAG CTCTGCCAGGAAGTCAAGCTGCGGAGGAAAATGAACATGAATGAACATTCTAAGGTCATTTGTCTTTGTCATGATCAAGATAAAATGGAATTTCCTCCAAATCCAAACTTAGGACAATGCGAATTCAGAGTGTTCAACCACCGAGATGatccagaaaaggaaaagaaaagagaaagggattTCCTTGGGGAAGAAAGTCAAGTGTCTCCAGAAcaaaatatacacagagaaaccaaagtGGGGTTTCAGAATCCTTTGGCCACAGACAGGAAGGCATGTGAGGCTTGGGCTGGTGAGACGACCTCTAAGGATAGTAAAGATTGTTCTGTCGCCCTTAACACC GCTCTTGAAGAACTTGCAAAAGTTAGTGAAGAATTGTGCACCTTTCAAGAGGAAATCCGAAAGCGTGCTAACCACAGAAG GATGAAATCAGATCCTGTTCTGCAGGAAATGCCAAATGTAACCCATGTGCCTCATGAGGACCACTTGATCAGCAATGGCCAGGTCATTCTTCTAACcaatttggagaaagaaaagcagagcaaGAATCCGAGCTGCCAATGGACTCCAAAACAGTTCTGTGGGCAACTGTGTTCCATTGGCACAACTGGTTTACAAAGAACCGCAACACCACCAGCTCCTCCTCCAAGAAGTACCTCTCGGAATCTTTCCAGGTCATATTCTGAACAAGCccaggaaagactgaaggaaagtttaTACCACAG GAGTCCATAG